In a single window of the Pleurodeles waltl isolate 20211129_DDA chromosome 4_2, aPleWal1.hap1.20221129, whole genome shotgun sequence genome:
- the RGS2 gene encoding regulator of G-protein signaling 2 translates to MQSAMFLALQHNRGPLEHTPGTGLQQKGDEKRGRMRKTILKDWKARLNYFLQHSPSSNDPPKTVPSKKGKKYAYCRPSPEEAQKWSEAFDELLASGYGVTAFRAFLKSEFSEENIEFWLACDDFKKTRSPHKLTSKARKIYDEFVEKESPKEINIDFQTREMITKSLPEPTRSCFEAAEKRVYSLMENNSYPRFLQSEFYLELCQRPQINQEAQGT, encoded by the exons ATGCAGAGCGCCATGTTCCTCGCCCTGCAGCACAACCGCGGTCCTCTGGAGCACACCCCCGGCACCGGCCTGCAGCAGAAAGGTGACGAGAAGAGGGGCCGCATGAGGAAGACCAT cTTGAAAGATTGGAAAGCCCGCCTGAACTATTTCCTGCAGCATTCCCCCTCTTCCAACGACCCCCCGAAAACAGTGCCGAGCAAGAAGGGCAAAAAGTACGCTTACTGCAG ACCTTCTCCCGAAGAGGCGCAGAAGTGGTCAGAGGCATTCGATGAGCTGCTGGCCAGTGGAT ATGGCGTCACAGCTTTCAGGGCTTTCCTCAAGTCCGAGTTCAGCGAGGAGAACATTGAGTTCTGGCTGGCCTGTGACGACTTTAAGAAGACCAGGTCTCCTCACAAGCTGACGTCGAAAGCCAGGAAGATTTATGACGAGTTCGTGGAGAAGGAGTCTCCCAAAGAG ATAAATATCGACTTTCAGACTCGGGAGATGATCACCAAAAGCCTCCCAGAACCTACACGCTCATGTTTCGAGGCCGCAGAGAAGCGTGTCTACAGCCTGATGGAGAATAACTCCTACCCTCGCTTCCTGCAGTCGGAGTTCTATCTGGAGCTGTGTCAGAGGCCTCAGATCAACCAGGAAGCCCAGGGCACATGA